Proteins from one Bacillota bacterium LX-D genomic window:
- a CDS encoding AAA family ATPase, whose translation MRLEAIVIKHYRSIERVALKLPPNKPLVLFGPNNAGKSNILSAINRILGERYPTYIEMLESDYFKRNQNEYPTAHITAKFTKPLYYDNRGNGYDVIAVSYGYNGQANNNLLHDGSGNKIYPTNEQRSACQSYLIDAERNIQSAFNYSSSYSLLSKFSKKIHEALSTEHKDELSQAFNQITASFEQTDEFSGFFNRFSEALKGAVKGFVHSLAVDFSAYDPNNYAKSLRIYAKEGDNIRGFEEFGTGEQQVLLMAFVKAYMEVFTGENFVLIIEEPEAHLHPLAQRWLKEYVVDMCSCGIQVIISTHSAEFIDAEYLDGLVRVHKEGGVTKAIQLFAQQLCDFCIGSGVPENCVSPENIIDFYSTKLFSDQLKGMFAETIILVEGATEYFALPVYLKRSGYSLAEHGTEIVNCRGKEAIPLYWRLFKAYGYNCYAIFDCDRNASKTRDVFNGIFCEEEWDTETENCIVRADYAYFGKDFESYLRTAIDDYTSMEQTISEKYHISSKPGKAKAIAQHIEEIPHFIKDIADKLLIIELLGQN comes from the coding sequence TTGAGGTTAGAAGCAATTGTAATTAAACATTATCGATCGATAGAAAGAGTGGCTCTTAAACTTCCTCCAAATAAGCCACTTGTCCTATTCGGACCGAATAACGCAGGAAAATCTAATATATTATCAGCTATAAATAGAATACTTGGTGAAAGATATCCAACTTATATTGAAATGTTGGAAAGTGATTACTTTAAACGTAATCAAAATGAATATCCTACCGCACATATTACCGCTAAATTTACTAAGCCTTTATATTATGATAATAGAGGAAATGGATATGACGTTATAGCTGTAAGTTATGGTTATAATGGACAGGCTAATAATAATCTTTTGCACGATGGCAGTGGAAATAAAATATATCCCACAAACGAACAGCGTTCTGCCTGTCAGTCCTACTTGATTGATGCTGAAAGAAATATCCAGAGTGCTTTTAATTATAGTAGTAGCTACTCTCTGTTAAGTAAGTTTTCAAAGAAGATACATGAAGCCTTAAGTACAGAGCATAAAGATGAATTATCACAAGCCTTTAATCAAATTACAGCATCCTTTGAACAGACTGATGAATTCTCTGGTTTTTTTAATCGATTTTCTGAAGCTCTAAAGGGGGCGGTAAAAGGGTTTGTTCATTCATTGGCTGTGGATTTTTCAGCCTATGATCCAAACAATTATGCAAAGTCACTTCGGATCTATGCAAAAGAGGGAGATAATATTCGTGGATTTGAAGAATTCGGCACTGGTGAACAGCAAGTCTTATTAATGGCTTTTGTTAAAGCATATATGGAAGTATTCACTGGTGAAAACTTTGTGTTGATTATTGAAGAACCAGAAGCCCATCTCCATCCCTTAGCTCAAAGATGGTTAAAGGAATATGTTGTAGATATGTGTTCATGTGGCATTCAAGTAATCATTTCAACACATTCCGCAGAATTCATAGATGCAGAATACTTAGATGGACTTGTACGAGTACATAAAGAAGGTGGAGTTACTAAAGCAATACAACTATTCGCTCAACAACTTTGCGATTTTTGTATAGGGTCAGGTGTTCCAGAGAATTGTGTGTCACCAGAAAACATAATTGATTTTTACTCAACAAAACTATTTTCAGACCAGTTAAAAGGAATGTTTGCAGAAACAATCATATTAGTGGAGGGAGCTACTGAATATTTTGCTCTGCCAGTATATTTAAAACGTAGTGGGTATTCTTTAGCTGAACATGGAACCGAAATTGTTAATTGTCGTGGTAAGGAGGCAATCCCTTTGTACTGGAGGTTATTTAAAGCATACGGTTACAATTGTTATGCCATATTTGATTGTGACAGGAATGCATCAAAGACTAGGGATGTGTTTAATGGCATCTTTTGCGAAGAAGAATGGGATACGGAAACTGAAAATTGTATTGTTAGAGCCGATTATGCATACTTCGGTAAAGACTTTGAATCCTATTTGCGTACAGCAATAGATGATTATACTTCAATGGAACAAACCATTTCTGAAAAATATCATATTTCTTCAAAACCAGGAAAAGCTAAAGCTATTGCACAACATATAGAGGAAATTCCTCATTTTATTAAGGATATTGCAGATAAACTATTAATTATAGAACTATTGGGACAAAATTAG
- a CDS encoding restriction endonuclease subunit S — protein MNRLELDSVEWKEFFIGGEEGLFNIRSTNSGIDKNKLLETNGDIPYVTRSNLNNGIDIFVGEKQNTGFSIDRGNVITIGLDTQTVFYQPKNFFTGQNIQIVENKLLNKEIALFLVPLLKIQMRKFSWGSTGATLTRLNRTKILLPVDSNGNPNWRFMEDYIKRKQKEQAQKIVNYYKQRMIEYCFELLDFENVEWKEFKFEKIFKKIQRGKRLTKSNQIEGNTPYISSTAMNNGVDNFINNEDNVRKFKNCLTVANSGSVGACFYHHYEFVASDHVTSLKLKDANNADKYIYLFISSIIKRLEEKYSFNREINDKRIRQEKIILPVDKNGNPHWQYMRMVMKKIESEKISKVVEHLINTYIN, from the coding sequence ATGAATAGACTTGAACTTGACAGTGTGGAATGGAAAGAGTTTTTTATAGGTGGCGAAGAAGGACTTTTTAATATTCGTTCAACTAATAGTGGAATTGACAAAAACAAACTTCTTGAGACTAATGGAGACATCCCATATGTCACTAGGAGTAACCTTAATAATGGGATTGATATTTTTGTCGGTGAAAAACAGAACACTGGATTTAGCATTGACAGAGGAAATGTAATAACAATTGGTTTAGATACTCAAACCGTCTTCTATCAGCCAAAGAACTTTTTTACTGGACAAAATATTCAAATTGTAGAAAATAAACTTTTGAACAAAGAAATTGCTTTATTTTTAGTACCATTATTAAAAATTCAAATGAGAAAGTTTAGCTGGGGTAGCACTGGAGCAACTCTAACTAGACTAAATAGAACTAAAATTTTACTCCCAGTTGATTCTAATGGCAACCCCAACTGGAGATTTATGGAGGATTATATTAAGCGAAAACAGAAAGAACAGGCTCAAAAAATTGTTAATTATTATAAACAGAGAATGATTGAATATTGTTTTGAACTGCTTGATTTTGAAAATGTAGAGTGGAAAGAGTTTAAATTTGAAAAAATATTCAAGAAGATACAGCGAGGAAAAAGGCTTACTAAAAGCAATCAAATCGAGGGCAATACACCCTATATATCATCAACAGCAATGAATAACGGAGTAGATAACTTTATAAATAATGAGGATAATGTGCGCAAATTTAAAAACTGCTTAACTGTTGCAAATAGTGGAAGCGTTGGAGCTTGTTTTTATCATCATTATGAATTTGTGGCAAGTGACCATGTAACAAGCTTAAAGTTAAAAGATGCAAATAATGCAGACAAGTATATTTATCTTTTTATTTCTTCAATTATAAAAAGATTAGAAGAAAAATATTCTTTTAATCGTGAAATTAATGATAAAAGAATTAGGCAGGAAAAAATAATATTACCAGTAGATAAAAATGGAAATCCTCATTGGCAATATATGAGGATGGTTATGAAGAAAATTGAGTCCGAAAAAATCTCAAAAGTCGTTGAACACCTAATAAATACATATATTAATTAG
- a CDS encoding N-6 DNA methylase, which yields MMRKEASTDLWVYDLLKEANLDYFTPQGSDIKEIHRALKTASKSGTNNVGFPEYTGVVKDFLIVIEDKADLSFHVARDEQNLLKEDTSSNVNYAVNGALFYGKHLIKNTTYKKVIAIGVSGNEKRHRITPIFIDERLNYKELPEIETFISFKEENIDEYYIKEILKEATDQEKETTEILKDAATLHEDLRNYGSIQDKDKPLIVSGILLALREMEYKNFDINNLNGDKIVTDGAKIYKAIEDNLARANVSPQVKKDKLLRQFSVIKDTAKINQINPTLGKTPVKHYTEFLYKSIYQSIRYHRSSEDYLGRFYGEFMSYSGGDGQSLGIVLTPKHITELFCELLDLKPTDNVLDPCCGTAGFLIAAMSHMLKQTDDDFQKLNIRKNQLHGIEDQSYMFTIATTNMILRGDGKSNLENEDFLKQNPAKLQKKGCTVGMMNPPYSQGSKQNPDLYEIAFTEHLLDSIVEDGRVAVIVPQSAVTGKTKEERNIKRNILKKHTLEGVITLNKNTFYGVGTNPCIVVFTAGRPHHKDKICKFISFENDGYEVSKHIGLVETASAKDKKQHLLDVWFDRIEPETKFCVKTTIEPDDEWLHSFYYFNDEIPSEEDFRNTIADYITFEVNMITHGRGYLFGLEDDNSKYYIEQKPDILKVAEELAGESDE from the coding sequence ATTATGAGAAAAGAAGCAAGCACAGACTTATGGGTTTATGATTTATTAAAAGAAGCAAATCTTGATTACTTTACTCCACAAGGAAGCGATATTAAAGAAATACATAGAGCCTTAAAAACTGCATCAAAATCAGGAACTAATAATGTTGGTTTTCCAGAATATACAGGTGTAGTAAAAGACTTTTTAATCGTTATCGAGGATAAAGCAGATTTGTCATTTCACGTAGCAAGAGACGAACAAAATCTACTTAAAGAGGATACCTCAAGTAATGTTAATTACGCAGTTAATGGAGCTTTATTTTATGGCAAACATCTCATAAAAAATACTACATATAAAAAAGTTATCGCCATTGGAGTTTCAGGAAATGAAAAGCGGCATCGTATCACGCCAATTTTTATAGATGAACGCTTAAATTATAAAGAACTACCGGAAATAGAAACATTTATATCTTTCAAAGAAGAAAATATTGATGAGTACTATATTAAGGAAATATTAAAAGAGGCCACTGACCAAGAAAAGGAAACTACTGAAATTCTAAAAGACGCAGCTACTCTTCACGAAGATTTGCGTAATTATGGCAGTATTCAAGATAAGGATAAACCTTTGATTGTCTCGGGTATTTTACTTGCACTTCGAGAAATGGAATACAAAAACTTTGATATAAACAACTTAAATGGTGATAAAATCGTAACCGATGGAGCAAAGATATATAAAGCTATAGAAGATAACCTAGCTCGTGCTAATGTATCTCCACAAGTAAAAAAAGATAAATTATTGAGACAGTTTTCTGTTATCAAGGATACAGCAAAAATCAATCAGATAAACCCTACACTTGGAAAAACTCCAGTGAAACATTATACTGAGTTTCTCTATAAAAGTATCTATCAAAGCATTAGATACCATCGTTCTTCAGAGGATTACTTAGGAAGATTTTACGGAGAGTTTATGAGTTATTCAGGTGGAGATGGACAAAGTTTAGGAATTGTACTCACACCAAAACATATAACAGAATTGTTTTGTGAATTGCTAGATTTAAAGCCAACAGACAATGTCTTGGATCCTTGCTGTGGAACAGCCGGATTTTTAATAGCAGCCATGAGCCATATGTTGAAACAAACAGATGATGATTTTCAGAAGTTAAATATTAGAAAAAATCAACTTCATGGCATTGAAGACCAAAGCTATATGTTTACTATAGCTACAACAAATATGATTCTCCGAGGGGATGGGAAAAGTAACCTAGAGAACGAAGATTTTTTGAAGCAAAACCCTGCTAAGCTACAGAAAAAAGGCTGTACTGTAGGAATGATGAATCCGCCATATTCACAAGGGTCAAAACAAAATCCTGACCTTTACGAGATTGCATTCACAGAGCATTTATTAGATTCTATTGTCGAAGATGGTAGGGTTGCAGTTATTGTGCCACAAAGTGCTGTTACGGGCAAAACCAAAGAGGAAAGAAATATTAAACGAAATATATTAAAAAAACATACTCTAGAAGGAGTAATCACTCTGAATAAAAACACTTTCTACGGCGTAGGTACGAATCCTTGTATTGTCGTATTTACTGCGGGAAGGCCTCATCACAAAGATAAAATATGCAAGTTTATCAGTTTTGAAAATGATGGATATGAAGTATCCAAACATATAGGATTAGTGGAAACAGCAAGCGCAAAGGATAAAAAGCAACATCTGCTTGATGTATGGTTTGATAGAATTGAGCCAGAAACGAAATTCTGCGTAAAAACAACCATTGAGCCTGATGATGAATGGCTACACTCTTTTTATTATTTTAATGATGAAATTCCATCTGAAGAGGATTTTAGAAATACAATTGCCGATTATATTACATTTGAGGTTAATATGATTACTCATGGCAGAGGATATCTATTTGGCCTAGAAGATGATAACTCTAAATATTACATAGAACAAAAACCAGATATTCTAAAAGTTGCAGAAGAACTGGCAGGTGAAAGTGATGAATAG
- a CDS encoding helix-turn-helix transcriptional regulator: MEGEVVAISYNKLWKLLIDKKMSKSDLRKEAKISPNTMTKLGRDEVVSLGILSRICDVLDCDFGDIVEHIKENENI, from the coding sequence ATGGAGGGAGAAGTTGTGGCGATTTCGTACAATAAATTATGGAAGTTATTAATTGATAAAAAGATGAGCAAATCAGATTTACGCAAAGAAGCAAAAATATCACCAAATACAATGACAAAGCTGGGTCGTGATGAAGTAGTTAGTCTTGGTATTCTTAGTCGAATATGTGATGTCCTCGATTGTGATTTTGGAGATATAGTAGAACACATTAAGGAAAATGAAAATATATAG